The Dendropsophus ebraccatus isolate aDenEbr1 chromosome 11, aDenEbr1.pat, whole genome shotgun sequence genomic interval ttgggcccttgcacactaagaGGCAGAATTTACAAGCACAGTCCACGCGGCAGATTCCGCTTGTCATTGGGCCTGTCTTagtgcttcaatgggatttctcttgtgcgtctgctctccgctcaaagaatgaacatgttcattatcaCAAAAAGCCTGTGTATGTTCGGCATTGATTCTTTTTTAAAACCCTATACAAGCCTAGTAACTtaacacacacaattttttatgAGACAGTAAGAGGAGATAACGGCTATCAAATGAGGATTTGTTCTTTTGTGTTCAGTTTTaagttacaactagagatgagcaaacctcaagcgcaCTTGGATtcgtgtgcggcatttgattagcggtggctgaaaaaATGGGATGTtgcatgcttgggtttggacaAATTTTATTACTAGGTCCTCCAGTTGTTTTTAGTGAAAAAGAGTGAGCCCATTTAGCATAAGCATCTACAACACAGTTGTCAACAGGGGGCCTAGTGGGTCATAAATAGTAAGAACACTTTTTTAACTGGAAATTTTAGTTATAAAATTCCAATTTCTGGTGAAAAAAGGAGTTTACTTGGGCTGTAGTTTCTACAGTACACCACTGTATTGCAGCTCTGTAATTTAGCATTCATAAAGGTCTATATGGCCCTACTGTACCTTTAAAATGTCATGTTCCATCAGATCCCACCGTATTACTAACAGTTTGTTCTTGGGGAAACAAAAAAAGCTTCTACGAGAACAATTCTTCTGTATTGCTTCATGATCGCACACCTATTGCTTTATAGTAAGGAGCTACATGCATTCCCTACATCTACATACAAGATCCTTATACTGTGCTTACCTTAACTTTAATTAAACCCTGCTGCCCTTTTAAAGGTGGCATTGTATTACTGTTATATAGAAAATGTAATGCAACAGAAAAATATCAAGAAAATAAGAGTATGGTGTAAGCAATACCATAAGTCCATAATCACAATACCATAAGTCCATGATCATTGGATATAGTCAGATTTGGCTTGGTAGATACTGGAGGGCTGGTGTCCCTAAAAATAGGGACAGAAGTTTATGGCTTATAATTCTATCATATTATAGAATTATAGTCACTGCATTaaaaaatctgttaaaaaaaGGCCACAGTTTTTGTCAATAACTGAGAAAACATGATATGACTTGGATCATTGGTGGTTATATAGAGTTAGAACGGATAGATTGTGCAGTCAGAGTCAATTTCTCAGTTTTTGCGAAGGCCTGATTTTTCTCATAGTACGCAGCCTCATTCACAAATGTTGGATGAACAGTTTTTTCTCCATCATAGCAGATAGcttttccatccattgttataaaCATTGGATCACCAGGATTCAGGGGTTTCCAGTCCTTGTCCTGTAAAATATAACTTAGTCAATAACATCTAAGATATTGAAAGAGGTTTGACCACAATTAAAAGTGATGGTATATTTCTGGGGAAAGCTATCACCTTCTGATCTGCAAGGGCCTAGGTGCAGGCTGATCGCTAACAGGACTTCTGTTCCTCCACAAAGTTAGACTACAAACAACTACCCATCCGCTGTACAGAGTACAGACAATACAATGTCATAGGACCTCTGTCCCTTTGTTCTTGTAAATGTCAGGTGTCCCAGAGATATGTGAAAACATAAGAATGCCTCTTCAAGGCCTTACTACAGTATATTGGCTTTGCAATTTATCCATACATTTTTCAAGAAGCCTGTTCAAAGGCCTACAAGTAATCAATTTGCTGAAGAAAATGGCCCCTTTCATATTTAAAGAATAACATACTTTGGCCATGACCATAACCTAAAATAGTGTAATAACTATTCACGTTGATGGCGTTGTTCATATCCAAAAGACATTGGAACATTAAAAGAATCACCAAGTAATGGTTGTAGCAGGATCCAGCACAAGAAGGAGattataattatagtgcttgaaaaagcactatattgtaatctgtatcCTTCTACTTCTTACAGTTATTCTTCTGCGATTAttacagcctgaaccgctttgtAGTTTTGTGTGAAAAAAATCTGATATACCTTGAAACTGGTAATGAGTAAATAGATTTGGAACATAATCGGACTTCGAAATCTTACAAAAAATCCTTCCTCTGGATGCCACTGGGACACCAATTTCCGGGTGTCCAGCCCAGGGTCTggtttcactacccttgtatagCATAATCTGCATGCCAGTGAATTAATAAGCAAATCTAGCAGTGTATACCTGAAGGCTTGGATGAATTATTGCACCAATGTCGCCACTGTCATTTCTTGGGTAGTCAATCTTTTCTAGTACTTTGTACACTTCAATACTACATGATGGAAACTCTATACCTGCAatatatgtacaaaaaaaatcagGTTACATAACCAACTTTAGAAGTCACACAATTCCCATTTTAGTCTGTGACATTTGACAGCACTCAGCAACTTCAGTATTTTTGTGTGGAATACCCATCATTGCCTACACAATTATTTATTAATGGCCCCACTGCTTTTGATGTTAAGTAATTAGCGTGTGTCGCTAAAAATCATGGCAATTGCAAAATGGATTGTTAGTGCCCCTTCCCTCCAATACCTTCTAATTACTAACACAGGCAGATCATCTGGGTAATTCACTGAAGAAAGCGGTGGTCTGCGGtgggcagcagaccatcgctattgtTATCATTTTACTAGAACATGAGAGAGACAATGATGagccaaaattgtgcattttggctgatcattgccttttaatatgagctattacaccaaaagattatctgccagcagggccggcgttaggggggggcaaagtgggcacttgcccagggcccccatccccctggggccccctagctccttccttcattagtgaagcaggaagcagagcagcacaagcagctcccctgctccactaatgaacgaaggagctgagctgtgaggaccaCAGAGAAGAGAAAAACGGCTGCCTGTGCCCTAGAGAAGAGGacgaacggcaagcccaggtaaagaaaaggaggctgggggggggggtgttagggggGCAGAGGGTCGCGGAggctgggggcgggacttgcggtCAAGGGGTGGGGCTTACGGCTgtgggtgggcggagcctcgggggtctttataaaacagtaaccccctccccatatacctagcgaacagtatacaggaaggggatcttgtatgatgcagtccccccttccaccatatactgttcagcgCCCTCCTCCCATtgtatctatgggcaccaggGCCTGAGCAGTACTTGGTGGAGGTGGGTGCTAAATCACACAGGATCCCCTCACCCATTCAGGGCCTAGTgagcagtatatggggaggggattctgtatgatacagtacccccatatctctcccctgctctactactatccccaatactactcctaaaactgccctactactacccccaatactgccctactactacccccaatactactcctaatactgccctactactacccccaatagtgccctactactacacccaatactactcctaatactgccctactactaccccccatagtgccctactattacccccaatactactcctaatactgccctactactacccccaatagtgccctactattacccccaataatactcctaatactgctctactactacccccaatagtgccctactactaccacccgcaatactactcctaatactgccctactactacccccaatagtgccctactattacccccaatactactcctaatactgctctactactacccccaatagtgccctactactaccacccgaaatactactcctaatactgccctactactacccccaatagtgccctactattacccccaatactactcctaatactgccctactactacccccaatagtgccctactattacccccaatactactcctaatactgccctactactacccccaatagtgccctactattacccccaatactactcctaatactgatctactactacccccaatagtgccgtACTACTACCACCCGCAATACTACTCCttatactgccctactactccccccaatagtgccctactattacccccaatactactcctaatactgccctactactacccccaatagtgccctactattacccccaatactactcctaatactgccctactacccccaatagtgcgctactactaccacccacaaatactactcctaatactgccctactactacccccaatactactcctaatactgctctactactatcaccaatactactcctaatactgctctactacccccaatactactcctaatactgctctactactacccccaatagtgccctactactaccacccgaaatactactcctaatactgccctactactacccccaatagtgccctactattacccccaatactactcctaatactgccctactactacccccaatagtgccctactattacccccaatactactcctaatactgccctactactacccccaatagtgccctactattacccccaatactactcctaatactgctctactactacccccaatagtgccgtACTACTACCACCCGCAATACTACTCCttatactgccctactactccccccaatagtgccctactattacccccaatactactcctaatactgccctactactacccccaatagtgccctactattacccccaatactactcctaatactgccctactacccccaatagtgccctactactaccacccacaaatactactcctaatactgccctactactacccccaatactactcctaatactgctctactactatcaccaatactactcctaatactgctctactacccccaatactactcctaatactgctctactactacccccaatagtgccctactactaccacccaaaatactactcctaatactgccctactactacccccaatagtgccctactattacccccaatactactcctaatactgccctactactacccccaatagtgccctactattacccccaatactactcctaatactgccctactactacccccaatagtgccctactattacccccaatactactcctaatactgctctactactacccccaatagtgccctactactaccacccgcaatactactcctaatactgccctactactacccccaatagtgccctactactacacccaatactactcctaatactgccctactactacccccaatagtgccctactattacccccaatactactcctaatactgccctactactacccccaatagtgccctactattacccccaatactactcctaatactgctctactactacccccaatagtgccctactactaccacccgcaatactactcctaatactgccctactactacccccaatagtgccctactattacccccaatactactcctaatactgctctactactacccccaatagtgccctactactaccacccgcaatactactcctaatactgccctactactacccccaatagtgccctactattacccccaatactactcctaatactgccctactactacccccaatagtgccctactattacccccaatactactcctaatactgccctactactacccccaatagtgccctactattacccccaatactactcctaatactgctctactactacccccaatagtgccctactactaccacccgcaatactactcctaatactgccctactactacccccaatagtgccctactattacccccaatactactcctaatactgctctactactacccccaatagtgccctactactaccacccgaaatactactcctaatactgccctactactacccccaatagtgccctactattacccccaatactactcctaatactgccctactactacccccaatagtgccctactattacccccaatactactcctaatactgccctactactacccccaatagtgccctactattacccccaatactactcctaatactgctctactactacccccaatagtgccctactactaccacccgcAATACTACTCCttatactgccctactactacccccaatagtgccctactattacccccaatactactcctaatactgccctactactacccccaatagtgccctactattacccccaatactactcctaatactgccctactacccccaatagtgccctactactaccacccacaaatactactcctaatactgccctactactacccccaatactactcctaatactgctctactactatcaccaatactactcctaatactgctctactacccccaatactactactaatactgctctactactacccccaatactgccctaccactaaccccaatactactactaatactgctctactactatccccaatactactcctaatactgctctactaccccccaatactgctctacttcccccaatactactcctaatattgctctactactacccctaatactgctctactactacccccaattttactcctaatactgctctactactacccccaatactgctctactactacccctaatactgctctactactacccctaatactgctctactaccattgctattattacctccattcctgatactactactaccaaaactgctactccccttatctactactacacccctattactacaccccttatccactatgcctatactactacacccatcaaaaaacaaataaaaaaaatcgagaaaagaaaaaacgagattttattttttgcccacatcgccccagccctaggagatgctatgtgctgggggggtggtaactatcagtggagatgctatgtgctgggggggggggggttaattatcagtggagatgctatgtgctggggggggggggtaactatcagtggagatgctatgtgctgggggggtaactatcagtggagatgctatgtgctgggggggtaactatcagtggagatgctatgtgctggggggggtaactatcagtggagatgctatgtgctgggggggtaactatcaggggagctgctatctgctgagggggcaactgtcaggggagctgctatctgctgagggggcaactatcagtggagatgctatgtgctgggggggtaactatcagggagctgctatctgctgagggggcaactatcaggggagctgctatctgctgagggggcaactatcagtggagatgctatgtgctgggggggtaactatcagggagctgctatctgctgagggggcaactgtcagggggctagctaacaggtgtataacctacagtgagatgcctcctatattggtggatactacatactgggtggtggaggtaactaccagaagaattacctacaaagggataccgactatatgtactatggaggcacagagggacctatctactatatggggcacagaggggtcttatttaaggtcacagaagatcaccccacctcgagcagtgcgccaaccgctgacaaaaaagtaaagagtatggggaccttaaattgctgctacaatgttttagcatttggggccccaccttcaactttgcccagggccacattttgtctaaaaccggccccgTCTGCCAGAatgcagagccgttttaatacattggtgggcccggtgcacagccctcaagagtgcccccccccccacccttccctTTTTTTGCGCTatgcgactctgtgcccacaatctaaccccccaaatcgcttgtaccttcggatagctacttttaatctaaggtctgtcctggggtctgttcggcaggtgatgcaattattgtaccatccctccctcctccccatcctcctaatcattaggaatcctccaggcagattgcctcctattccccacctgtggcagcccggcacatgggctggatcgttaatacacctgtgcagtgttcagcatgtagaaaatgttccagtggcatttctaatgatgaagaaggtggggaggagggacggaggggtggtgtaaagttagggcacagatactcccatttggcacgggctgcaagtttaaaagttgttcttcaggacaataactgcctcacctgcacaacggaccccaggacagatcttggattaaatgcagctatccaaaggtacaagtggtttgggggggggtcagattgtgggtacagagtcgctttaaaattgcGCTGTTCTGATTACCATAActgtagggctgtctgagagtcATTTTTGTGCGCCATGATTTGCAGATTTGATTGGAACCAtgtttgcatatatgactttGGAGTTTCTTTTTTTGGCGCAATGACTGTATACTGTGCGAGATTGGGAAGGTGATaattcctttttttgttttattatagtagttgtatggctgacataccgtatagtatgttgggggtagtagtagtatggctgacacaccatatagtatgttgggggtagtagtaccatGGCTGACGGCCATACGGCCCCCACGGCTTGCAGAGGAGTGTAGCTGAGGATGGGTTTAGCCAGTGAGTAGTGTGCAGTTAACCCCCGGCCATGCTGTCCGTGTACAGGGGGTGCCATGGATGGGTAgatagattacccatccatggcgcttccacctgacaggctggtggccggagccctgtgcgaccgcactggtcgacATAGCAAAGGCTGGCCTGCCCGGGgaggccctttaaccagtgggctaGATGCACGTGCACcttttgccctctggttaaagcggccctgccagAATGGACGGTAATCAGCCAAATAcgtccaataatcgtttggtgtgatAGAGGTCTTAAGTTAAGGCATCAGTATGCAATTCAACATCCACATGCCCCACCTGTCCTCCTCTAACTATGCATTTTTGTCTGGAACAGCTTTAAAGTATATTGGATTATTTACACAAATTCACTGACAATAGTTTCAATGGCAGATATTGTTTGTAGCTGTAGCAAACAGTATACCTTCATTATAATACTGCATAAAGTCAAGTGCATACTTGACTACATTCCTCATTTTTTGCAGAACATCTGCTCGGATAACGCCTTGAGGCTGAGGTCCTACTTCTACACCTGTGAAAAAAAGTTCCAACATTAAATGACATAGTATTACCTTCAGAGCCAATCTTAAGATCTGTTTATAATTTCCAATCTTTCTAAACCCAAGAATAATAATCCCAACCCCtagaacagtcatgtcaaactctggcggTGCCATTATTTTGGACCGCCAGGCAATTCAAAGATTAAATTGCATCTGGCCCGCTGACATTGCATtcgattataatatgggtggtctgtACAGCCGCTCagactgcccatattataatcttgtaggccacaggcagtttttagcctgcgGCCTAGGAGTATGTGAGTGGTGTCCCGATGCCGGcagcacagtgatgtcatcacacacGTTCTGCGCTGGGTGCTTCCTGCTGCCTCTGGACCTTAGAAaagggtgagtccaagctaatGGGATAACCTGTCCCCCCTGGATGGCCCCCCAAAACCCCCCTACCCCAGGATACGGCCCCCCATACTTGCATGAGAAGATGAGTGGGCTGCTGTATCTGTGTGGCAGGACcggcaagatggggtaagtatgggggggctgtatccagTGGTAGGGTGGGTTCAGGGGTCCGTCTACGGGTGACAGGTTCTTTTTAACAACTGTtctaggggctggctactatataagagtctattggggagggctggctactatataaagagactatggggaagggctggctactatttgagcactattgggagggctggctaatatgtggggcaattttggctGGGTTGAGTACTACATGGGGCAAAATTGGGGGTTTttctattatatgggttggggtttaattatatcatagcaatttatcatgtcatttatcatagtgtgcagtgctgggagacgcacaccactgacagtgccaggaacaccgcatgctgctctgacagggccaggaccgccgcatgcaattttcaataattatcaaggttggcccatgactttgtccaattttttcattttggcccactgtgtatttgagttcgACACCCCTGCCAGTGGCACCATTGCCAACACCACTTTAGTCAAACTAGTCATGAAAACCATTTCAATAATATAGAAAAATTTTTGGGTTTGTGCATTTTTACAAGGCAGTTAATATTACAATCACTTAGATTTCTGCAGGTCATAGGTCATTGTAATGATGGACAATGTTTTATATGGATGCTGCGTGCTCGTTGCATTCCTATAGATATATTATACTTATTCGGTCAGCGAATCAACAGTAAGATCTAGGGCCAAATTTATACTTATAGAGGTATCCATGCAAAACCATGTCGTCCTTATAAAGAGGGAACATTACATGTGCTTATAAAAAGGAATTCCTCTAAGCAGTgcagattctagcttttctgctgcctgaggcgagaactgacaaagcccatagtgcccctcacattccccatacaagaactccagcactcccgggtccccccattcaacatgatgaatgcctcagctgagtatcctatcctgtgacctgacagcagtctaaactgcagggacctcagagcaatagtcagggagagaagatccaggacaggcacaatgcagcatcgcagtgtgtatgggacagcactagagataacagtgtgcgccgtgcggtgaccagatttttttaACCGTTTGAGCGACTATGTGCCCCctgagagcttcaaaacaaacaacaatctgcaactgctgacctctaacctcaggagccggagaagagccataaaacaggctgctctgttaactctttcagtactgcggaatgtagagtattactgtgcatcacttccaTTCTGCTATACAagaagagttaacagcagagcagaacattacttttatgcctcttctcctgctcttgcactatgctgaggtcagctctcagttcggcagtgcagagaagacataatatagcgtccccgctgttaactttttcttttctacagtgtgtaagtgatgcagagtataataactctgcattattgaaagggttaacagcaggagacactatatctatgtcttgtGTGATGTGAATAcaaggcttccagtgcctcctcagcgcttctcatgaggcaactgacaggaaacacggctgggcactgagccctaactagttgtaatgataaggacacaggactctgatgccgcccccctcaagggctgtgttatctgccgcctgaggcgaacacttcacctcgcctcatggcagatacgggcctgcctCCAAGGAATGTATCCCCTAACCACAAAATGGGGGACAAGTAGCTGATTGCAGAGGGTCCAACTACTGCCCCCCCTTGTGCGGTCTTTACTGTTTACTCAGacacatgtattcctatatataattttttttttttgtacagacaCTGGAAAAAAAGGCCACCAGGAATTTTTGGATGGTTGGCAAATTAGCTAAAGAAAGCATTACTGGATAATGATTGGTCATTTGTTACTTCATTCTAGGAGATGATTCTAGGAGTACGGGATCACTTACCAATAGGATGCTTCGCTATAGAGCGAGTTGTTGCATATTTGACTCCAGGGTGTTCAATCAATAACACAGCACATGGTACGGGAGCCATGGATGTCTACAGTGTACATAAATGAATAACTCAGTTATGTGTTTACATTACGGAGATGTaatgcaagagaaaaaaaaaaaaaaagaagaggataAACTTTAATTTGACTAACAGAAAAGCCTAAAACCAAGGACAACCCATGATATCTACTCAGTCCATGGACATTATAAGAGCCTTAATGATGGTTTCAAATTCTGAGACCTAGAAAGATACTCTAGTTGTGTATGGGTGCCCCTTGTATCCTCAGTGGGTAGAAGCTTGCAGCATATTGCTGTTACCTGAATGTAGTTACACATCTGTATAGTGAAATCATCTCTAGAGTTCTCAAGGATCAGCGTTGCTCCCATGTGTGCCG includes:
- the ASPA gene encoding aspartoacylase; its protein translation is MAAESCDSAIRRVAIFGGTHGNELSGVLLVKHWLKHGGEIARPGMEVRPFIANPKAVERCVRYIDTDLNRVFDSQSLSNDRAGKVSYEIAQAQKINSLFGPKGSKDAYDVILDLHNTTAHMGATLILENSRDDFTIQMCNYIQTSMAPVPCAVLLIEHPGVKYATTRSIAKHPIGVEVGPQPQGVIRADVLQKMRNVVKYALDFMQYYNEGIEFPSCSIEVYKVLEKIDYPRNDSGDIGAIIHPSLQDKDWKPLNPGDPMFITMDGKAICYDGEKTVHPTFVNEAAYYEKNQAFAKTEKLTLTAQSIRSNSI